GCAAGTAGATGTGCCAGAGGCTGGGCTTTGGGTACGCCAGACACATCAACCGGACGACCAGGGAATCGAGGAAGAGTAACTAAGCTTTCGAACTCGGAAACTTCCGTAAGGCCGTTAACGACATCAGTGATCTTCGGCCGCAGATCAATGTGCTTCCCATTGTATACAGTGGCGTCATCGAAGAACACGTATTTTGGTCTTATTTGGAGAAGACGGTCGAGGATGCCTTTGACACCAGTATCAGTAGAGGCGGATGAGAACAGTGCTCCGAGAGCGGTAGTGGCCAGGAAGACCACCAATGTGTCGATGCTGTTGCTAGCGACAATGGCTACGCGATCTCCTTTGGTCACGCCAGCCGCCTTGAGTGCTTGTAGCAGTCCCCCTGTCCGTTGTCTCAATTGGGACCAAGTAATGGAGACATCAGGCTCCAGGGCTCCTTCGCGGACTTGGGTCGCCACGATTTTGCTGTCTTCCTTTCCGGTTGTAGTGATGAAATGAGACCCGTTTGGTGCCTTTTCGGCAGTGAAAAGCATGTTCTCAGCAAAATTCAGCCGAACTCCTTCAAACCAGCTGGGAATACTATCGATCCGAGCGGATTCATCAACTACGGTAGTATAAGAACCTTCGTAGATGATAGGAAAGAATTTCCAACTAAAGTCCCAGAATACGGCGCGATTCTTCACTGACCAGGTTTGAAGGTCATGGTAGGTCTTGAGATTGGTAAGATAATGTCTGTACTCATGGAATCCAACGGACTCACTGGCAAGCTGATacccttctctttctccagCCTCTGCTTGAAGTCCCACATCAGGGTAGCCCTAGGGTTGGGATGCGCCCAAAGCTTGCGGGGAATGTCTTCTGCGGAGGCCATATCGTAGTGTCGGGGATACTTGGTCCTAGAACAAGAGAAACGGAAAAGGAATTCATGTAATATAAGTCTCGCAAGGAGATGTGTATTCCGAGGATAGTCTTCCTCCAAAAGGTAGTGGGACCTATGTAGGCCTCGGCATATAGAAATGCGGGGAAACAACAGCAGTTTGAACCGATGGCCTCATTCAACTCGACCAGCTCGTTATCGGAGACCGGCCTGGATCAGAATCTCGGCTTCCAGTGGAGCGCCTTCCCCGTTATATCCGCCCATCGTGTTCTTTGCCGAATGCCGGGGTGTCACTTCATAGTCACCGCTTCTTGATGGGTCTCCCTCATCGGGAACTGCCATTTGGTGAGGGTGACTGTAAGACCTTGGCATTAGTATCAATTGTCCCCAATGTAATGTTTTCATCGGTCATGATGAGTGCTGGACTCCAGAGTATTCAAATGGCTCCTGTCTTGTTTGtccggtgttggtgttggagtcttggagaGGTAAATTTATGTATGCCTGAAATCCGAGGCATTAAAACCAATCAAAGCGAACAAACAGCGGGGATGACAAGGAAATGGGCCTCTCTATGTGCTTCCAATTCCTGCAAAGATTATTCTCCCTCATCGCCTGCGTTTGACTGTACATTTTGAGTCTTGCGAGCTTAGGCGATGCTATTATTGTGCGGCGCGTCTAGGAACCAATGGCCTCGCCCACAACTTCCGAGATCCATATGGACGAGACAACCCGCGGTGTCACCCCAAATCGAAATTCTTCGGAGATAAAGCCCGAACAATGCGATCCACAGACTGCGCAGTCTACTGAAACACCAAATGCTCGCGGCAAATGGAGAATTGGTGCGATATTGATTGCGTTGGCGGTAAGTTCTAGCGTACATAAGAAATAGTGCACATAGTTAGGGCATGATACTGACGCAAGGGGTagttaagcttatttatttctGCTCTGGATCAAACAATCGTAGCGACGGCTTCTCCGACAATATCAGCAGACTTGCACTCTGGTGGTGGATATGTCTGGATCGGGGGTGCCTATCTTCTCGGAAATGCCGCCAGCGGCAACATCTGGGCCAATCTCTCTGATATTTGGGGACGGAGACCAATTCTCCTATCAGCCGTTGCACTCTTCTTTGTATCATCGATCATATGTGCCACGGCACTGGacatggccatgttgatTGTAGGTCGCAGCATCCAAGGTGTCGCCGGCGGTGGgctcatccagctcatcctcattaCTATATCTGACCTGTTCAGTGTTAGGTAAGACTATACACTTATCATCTGACCTGCCGCTTGGCTTATACAAAGCAGACTACGTAGCCTGTTCATGGGGCTCATGGAATGTACTTGGACCGTTGCGGGAGCGCTTGGCCCCGTGCTCGGAGGCTCTTTTACCGAATCTGTTtcgtggcgctggatcttctggatcAATCTTCCAGTGTGTGGAACCGCTTTCGTGCTTCTTATCCTGTTCCTTGATGTCCATAACCCGAAAACACCTGTCATTGATGGCATCAAAGCAGTGGATTGGTTCGGTAGCTTCTTCATTCTGGCTATCTCCATCATGGTCCTTCTAGGACTCGACTTTGGTGGGGCTACGTTCCCTTGGGATAGCCCCAAAGTTATTTGTTTAATTGTGTTTGGCGCTTTGATGTCTATTGCGTTTATTTATAGTGAAAAGAGGCTGGCAAAGTACCCTCTTATGCCACTTCATGTGTTCAAGAGCCGCTCGAACATTGCATGCTTCTTAGTGGACTTTACACACAGTTTTGTGAGTTTTCTAATATACTAAGCCGCTGGAGTGAAATGAAGTACTGACTTATGGATGCAGGCCTTCCTCGGCGCAGAGtacttcctccccctctACTTCCAATCCGCCAAAGAAGCATCCCCATTTCACTCGGGTATCCTAATTCTCCCATTCATCTTGAGCGAATGTCTTGCTAGCCTCTCAGTGGGAATTTTCATTCACCGTACCGGCCACTACCGAGGGGTGATCTGGCTTGGAATGACCGCTGTAGTTCTCGGAATGGGTCTATTCATCGATTACAACACCACCACAGCCCTAGGCAAGATCATCGGCTACCAAATAATAGCAGGATTTGGCTGtggccttctcttcttccctccgCTGCTCGCACTTCAAAACAATATCCCAACTAAAGATACGGCAACTGCAACTGCAACATTTGGCTTCATTCGCAATATTGCCATGGCCCTTTCCGTTGTCCTAGGCGGTGTTGTCTTCCAGAACAGCATGCTCATGAAACGGCCGCTCCTCAGCGATGCAGGTCTCTCATCGACGCTACAGGAGGACTTTACCGGCGCTGAAGCCGCGGCAAATGTCCTTGCTGTCAAGGACGTGGCGGATCCGCTTCAGCGCCAAGCTGTGAAGCAGGCATTTGCGTCGAGTATTCGCAATATATGGATTCTGTATACGGCGCTTGCGGCAGTGGGACTTGTTGCAAGTGCGTTCATCAGGAAGCAGGAGCTTAGCAAGGAACATGTAGAGACGAAAACGGGGTTGAAAGAGAAGGATCCACCTGTGTCAGTGGCGGTACAGGAGAGGCCAGTTTCGAGCGTTTAAAACCAGACCTGCTTCGGATCCTTGTTTGTATATATGGTTTGGTAAATACATAgttcaatatatataaccaTATTTGCCAAGGGCGAAAAACTCTCGAGAGATATTATTCAATAACAATTACACTCAGCACAAATATAAAGCATGATAACCTTATGATCATTTATTTGCCAGGGTTGAGCTTGTCTATTCCAACAGTAACAGGAACAGTCTCCAGAGACGGCAAACAGCGATCTCCGAATCGGCGACTCCCGAACTGCAACTCTCCACTCACTCACTCCACTCCATATAAATCATCCATCCCCTCACGCTACTTCTTTTAACCATTCCCTCTGTCTTCTGCTCAATCGAACTAAAAATGTCTCCCCAAACTCTTCTTACGTCTCCCTCTTTAAGTCTTACACCCGAGCCACTCACTCGCGACGGGTTTGCCCCCTTCGGCACCGCAATTATCCCCCCTCTTCCccgcaccaccaccagcgctCCAAACCCTCTATCCTCACACCCAACCCATCGACTCGTCCCAGCCCCTGTTGCAGCAAACCAACTATCGGCGTTGAAGTACAGTCCTATCTCGCCATTAACCAACAACTACCCCTCACAATGCCCAAGCAAGCAACCCTCCGAAGCTCGAATGACCATGTTCAGCTGCTTCCCCCGAGCGCTCCGCACGGCTGCCGCAAACCCCAAACCCAGAGTTGAAAATAAGAAAGTTTTCGACGTTGGAATCCTAGAGCGACACCCCTTCACAACGCAAACATTCACCCCGCTCGGCCTCTCCTACGACGACAAGGGCGAGACATATTATCTGGTCATCGTGGCTCCAACGCTCAAGGGCGAAGTCGCTACAGCAACTACGGGgtctggggagaaggtgTCTATCCGCGATCCGCCGGACTTGAGCCGATTGAGGGCATTCGTGGCTAGTGGGGGAGAGGCCGTGACGTATGGGGCTGGGACGTGGCATGCGCCgatggtggttgttggacAGCGGAGGGTGGATTTTGTGGTTGTGCAGTTTGCGAATGgggttggggatgaggatTGTCAGGAGGTTTGCTTTAAGGAGGGCGTTGTGGTTGATTTGAGTGGGGTTCGTGCTGGTTCTGAGGAAGTGAAATCGAAGCTTTAGAGCTGATGTTTGACACTGAACTTGTGGCGAGGGTTATGCATGGGAGTGGTATGATTATATTTGCATTTGTATGTTCGTATGTATGACTATATATTGGTAGAAGTGGAGATGTCCGATCATGAAGCGGAGGCACTGAGTGGGGGGTCTAGATCCCTGTGAACACTGTTGCGCACGCTGCGGGCAAGATCGAGGGTCTCCTTGGGCAGTCCGGCCAGTTGGGCAACCTTCAAAGCATGCGACTCGCGGTTCACGCCTTTTCGCAGTCTATGGACGAATGAAAATGAGCCTGAAGAAGCCTCTTTAACATCCGTGCAGTATCTCCCAAGCGCAGGGAATTCATGCGTCATGTCAGCAAGTGTATGGAAGTGTGTGGCAAACAGCGTCCGGCACTGGTTGCGGTAGTGCAGGTGGTGCAGGCAGGCAAAACTGACTGCTGCTCCATCCTCTGGAGTAGTACCACGACCCACCTCGTCCATGATCACAAACGACCGCGGTGTCGCCTGCTTGAGGATCGCAGCCGTTTCTAGCATCTCTACCATGAACGTCGACTGATCGCGGAAGAGGTCGTCTGCTGCGCCGATGCGACTAAAGATCTGGTCGACCACACCTATCTCTGCATAGTCGGCGGGCACGAAAGACCCAACCTGCGCAAGGATGGTGATTAATGCATTTTGTCGCAGGAATGTGCTTTTACCTGCCATGTTGGGCCCGGTGATAAGCCAGATGCGCTCGGATTCACCCAGGAAACAGTCGTTGCTTACGAAATGTCGTCCCTGCTCCTCAAGACCGAGCTTGACTGTTGGATGTCTCCCTCCGACGATTTTGTGGTTGGTGCCCTGAGTTAGAATTGGGCGGACCAGCCGTTGTTCGTCAGCGAGCGTGGCAAATGAACACGCGACGTCTAGTTCATCCATAACCAATGCATTGCGTCGAATTTTCACCAGGTTAAGGATGACGTCGCGACGCAGTCCCTCAAAGAtcgcctgctcctcctggcgGATCTGGAGTTTCATTTGGTCCATTCGGCCGCCAAGTTCAGTCCACGCGGGCAAATAGAATGACCTGGTCGACTTTGTTGAGGAGACATTTCGTGTGACACCCAAGCCTTCTAGTTGCTTTTGCGAGATTTTTGCTCCCTTAACATGGCATATGTGCCCTAAACCAGGGGTCCATTTGAGGGTTAGGGCAGACGAGCCGACGGAATCACGGAGATGTTGACCTAGGCCCAGCTTCTCAGCCTGTAGCTGGTCCAATGTCCGGTGAAGCTCTTCAAGTGCATGGCTTGCGTCTCTCCGCATAATCCAAGCGTCAGCAGCGGACGAGTCATCCACTGCTGGGCGATCGTTGCTTTTGGCCCTGACCTTTTTCGGTAAACTCTCCAGATCACCAGGCACACCTTCATTGAGGGTGACTTCTTGGGCTAGGCTGGCGGCTTCCGCTGCCGTATCGTCTTCAATGCGTTGCTTCTGAAGTAAaccttcctcatcaattGCGGACAGAATTTTATCAGCCAAAACAGTCGGCCCATCCAGATAGAGTCGATTAATCATTGTCTGAAGAGATTGCCGAAAAGCGTCCGTGACCTGTGCGCTGCTGGTTTCATCGCGTTCCTTGGACAATAGCAGGCGCTTTACTTCTTTCGAAGCTTCTATGGCTCGAGATAAACAGATCAAATCATCTGGGTCTCCTCGACCTAGCGTGAATTTCTGAACCAAACGCTGAGCATCATAACTGCGTTTCAGCAGCTGTATTAAATTCTCTTTTAGCGTCTTATCCTCGATAAAAACTGAAACTAGATCGAGACGTTCATTAATCACAGCTAATGAAGTCGAGGGAGATGTTAGGCGATCCCGCAAGAGTCGCGCTCCACTTTTGGTCGAGGTGCGGCGTACTGCATGGAGTAGGCTGCCTTTCCCAAAGCCATCTCGTGCTGATTCGAGAATCTCAAGTCCTCTGAGGCTATTACGATCAATATTCATGGATTCGTCAAGGTGTCGGCGTCGCGGCGGCTGTAACTTCAGGTTTAAACCTTGCAGCTGAAACTGTATGTATTGTAATAAACTATAGCCCGCAGCAGCCTCTTCTTGGGTGAAATCCTTGGTTGACTGGGATGGAAGAGGCGCTTCCAACATAGGTGTCCAGTCTGATACCGGTAAAATCTCCTCAGGGAACTGGAAAAAAGTCATCAGCCGCTGTTCATGGCCAATGAGCAACTGCAGCTCTTGTCCAACTAGATTCTGGAGGTGTTGATCTACGAGAATTTCGCGAGCACCTATCCTTGCAATCGCTGATGGAAGCATTTGGGCGGTGGTAAACTGGGTAAAGAAGTCACCAGTAGAAAGATCTAACCAGGCTAGGCCGACGTTCTGCGAAGCCGACGTTAGAACATGTTGATGAGCAGACTCATCAGTACCGTCAGTATGGCTTGGAAGCCTTCCTAGCGAAGACGTATCAAGATATATCGCCATCAAGAAGTTATTTTCGGACGGATCCATAAACTTTTCGTCAATCAGGGTGCCTGGTGTGATAACCCGTGCTACCTTTCGGTCGAACAGCAAGCTACCAGAGCGACCTCGCTCCTCCGCACTGTTAGCAAATTCTTCGCTAATCGCAACGTATTTATTCAAATCTTGAACAAGTATCTTCAGGAAGCGATCTAGCTGGAAGAAAGGGAATCCTGCCATGGGAACCGGGCCAGCgctggtcttcttcgaggCAAGTTTTAAATTAAGGAACGGGGCAAgctcctcagcttgctcGAAATAGAGCTATTCTTCGGTCAGAACCTGAGCATTGCAAGGAAGTAATTGTACAAAGTACCTCGTAGAAGCCCCCAACCCTAGTCAGAACAACACAGTTCTTGAATTTCTGCATGTTGTTGCGATGTCCCTGAACAACCGTTGGGTATCGGAGAGTATCATCCACCACTTCATCATATGATTCCAATTTCAGCGCTCCCTGAGGCAGGTCCTTGAGCTTTACAGTGGATTTCGTTTTAGCAGACCGTCGTTGCGTACCGTGGAAGGCCGGGGCTGGCCCAGGGGCTGCGGCGCGTCGCGGTCGTTGAGCATGGTGGCAGATAGTTCGATGTACATGACAGCGATAGGGGAGGTTGGTTTCAAGGCGAGCCAGAGACCGAGCCTGCGACTGAATCAAGTAAGGTATACGACATCCATTGATTGGCATGATCTCAGAATTGTTCTGGCGTGTTGGTCGCGTGGAGAGCAGCTCGTTTCCAGGCTTTCTATTCTGTCGGCAGAAAACtttgctgcctcaggcaatAACCGCCAAACCTTCCGGGTCCGGGCCACCGAATTCTGCGACTCAACTTGATTCTTCCCGGCAGCTTCAACGCAACCActtttcttcctcaacacccacGAGAGCGCGCAGCTTGACAACCGAAGTTAGCTTGCTTGCTGCAGGAGGATGGTCCAGGTTTGTGACGCCTCACGAATCTCACTTTGCCACAGAATTCATCTCTAGTCGCAGGTGTCTCGACGCGCCGCCGAAACTTGAGCCTGAGCTCCGTCGAGCCAGTGACACCTTATTGTGGTCGCTTCCCTACCGGTGACCTTCCTTTTCGCTTTATTTATTCATTTCACATCGCCAAATCGTCAAAATGGCGGACCAAAATATTTCACAGTACAAGTA
Above is a window of Aspergillus puulaauensis MK2 DNA, chromosome 2, nearly complete sequence DNA encoding:
- a CDS encoding ureidoglycolate hydrolase (COG:F;~EggNog:ENOG410PQPV;~InterPro:IPR007247,IPR011051,IPR024060;~PFAM:PF04115;~go_function: GO:0004848 - ureidoglycolate hydrolase activity [Evidence IEA];~go_function: GO:0050385 - ureidoglycolate lyase activity [Evidence IEA];~go_process: GO:0000256 - allantoin catabolic process [Evidence IEA]), with amino-acid sequence MSPQTLLTSPSLSLTPEPLTRDGFAPFGTAIIPPLPRTTTSAPNPLSSHPTHRLVPAPVAANQLSALKYSPISPLTNNYPSQCPSKQPSEARMTMFSCFPRALRTAAANPKPRVENKKVFDVGILERHPFTTQTFTPLGLSYDDKGETYYLVIVAPTLKGEVATATTGSGEKVSIRDPPDLSRLRAFVASGGEAVTYGAGTWHAPMVVVGQRRVDFVVVQFANGVGDEDCQEVCFKEGVVVDLSGVRAGSEEVKSKL
- the MSH1 gene encoding mismatch repair ATPase MSH1 (COG:L;~EggNog:ENOG410PFR9;~InterPro:IPR036187,IPR036678,IPR027417,IPR017261, IPR016151,IPR000432,IPR007695,IPR007696,IPR007860;~PFAM:PF05192,PF00488,PF01624;~go_function: GO:0005524 - ATP binding [Evidence IEA];~go_function: GO:0030983 - mismatched DNA binding [Evidence IEA];~go_process: GO:0006298 - mismatch repair [Evidence IEA]) produces the protein MPINGCRIPYLIQSQARSLARLETNLPYRCHVHRTICHHAQRPRRAAAPGPAPAFHGTQRRSAKTKSTVKLKDLPQGALKLESYDEVVDDTLRYPTVVQGHRNNMQKFKNCVVLTRVGGFYELYFEQAEELAPFLNLKLASKKTSAGPVPMAGFPFFQLDRFLKILVQDLNKYVAISEEFANSAEERGRSGSLLFDRKVARVITPGTLIDEKFMDPSENNFLMAIYLDTSSLGRLPSHTDGTDESAHQHVLTSASQNVGLAWLDLSTGDFFTQFTTAQMLPSAIARIGAREILVDQHLQNLVGQELQLLIGHEQRLMTFFQFPEEILPVSDWTPMLEAPLPSQSTKDFTQEEAAAGYSLLQYIQFQLQGLNLKLQPPRRRHLDESMNIDRNSLRGLEILESARDGFGKGSLLHAVRRTSTKSGARLLRDRLTSPSTSLAVINERLDLVSVFIEDKTLKENLIQLLKRSYDAQRLVQKFTLGRGDPDDLICLSRAIEASKEVKRLLLSKERDETSSAQVTDAFRQSLQTMINRLYLDGPTVLADKILSAIDEEGLLQKQRIEDDTAAEAASLAQEVTLNEGVPGDLESLPKKVRAKSNDRPAVDDSSAADAWIMRRDASHALEELHRTLDQLQAEKLGLGQHLRDSVGSSALTLKWTPGLGHICHVKGAKISQKQLEGLGVTRNVSSTKSTRSFYLPAWTELGGRMDQMKLQIRQEEQAIFEGLRRDVILNLVKIRRNALVMDELDVACSFATLADEQRLVRPILTQGTNHKIVGGRHPTVKLGLEEQGRHFVSNDCFLGESERIWLITGPNMAGKSTFLRQNALITILAQVGSFVPADYAEIGVVDQIFSRIGAADDLFRDQSTFMVEMLETAAILKQATPRSFVIMDEVGRGTTPEDGAAVSFACLHHLHYRNQCRTLFATHFHTLADMTHEFPALGRYCTDVKEASSGSFSFVHRLRKGVNRESHALKVAQLAGLPKETLDLARSVRNSVHRDLDPPLSASAS
- a CDS encoding MDR family MFS transporter (COG:G;~EggNog:ENOG410PUF6;~InterPro:IPR020846,IPR011701,IPR036259;~PFAM:PF07690;~TransMembrane:14 (i49-67o87-107i119-145o151-169i176-195o207-230i242-262o274-293i314-338o350-372i379-396o408-429i441-464o523-541i);~go_function: GO:0022857 - transmembrane transporter activity [Evidence IEA];~go_process: GO:0055085 - transmembrane transport [Evidence IEA]), coding for MASPTTSEIHMDETTRGVTPNRNSSEIKPEQCDPQTAQSTETPNARGKWRIGAILIALALSLFISALDQTIVATASPTISADLHSGGGYVWIGGAYLLGNAASGNIWANLSDIWGRRPILLSAVALFFVSSIICATALDMAMLIVGRSIQGVAGGGLIQLILITISDLFSVRLRSLFMGLMECTWTVAGALGPVLGGSFTESVSWRWIFWINLPVCGTAFVLLILFLDVHNPKTPVIDGIKAVDWFGSFFILAISIMVLLGLDFGGATFPWDSPKVICLIVFGALMSIAFIYSEKRLAKYPLMPLHVFKSRSNIACFLVDFTHSFAFLGAEYFLPLYFQSAKEASPFHSGILILPFILSECLASLSVGIFIHRTGHYRGVIWLGMTAVVLGMGLFIDYNTTTALGKIIGYQIIAGFGCGLLFFPPLLALQNNIPTKDTATATATFGFIRNIAMALSVVLGGVVFQNSMLMKRPLLSDAGLSSTLQEDFTGAEAAANVLAVKDVADPLQRQAVKQAFASSIRNIWILYTALAAVGLVASAFIRKQELSKEHVETKTGLKEKDPPVSVAVQERPVSSV